In Vulpes lagopus strain Blue_001 chromosome 1, ASM1834538v1, whole genome shotgun sequence, a genomic segment contains:
- the LOC121487343 gene encoding basic proline-rich protein-like — protein sequence MAGAGSALGALALRTRAATAGPGALPGTGPSARSHPRPACPDQWPGTEPPAAGSGRSWGGTVETRSGAAAGKHAAPALPGPSAAAALRWASPATGGLCPGRRPGSGAPRAAAARGPRGPPLPSGPPRPPATLRAPKAPATLRAPKAPATLRAPKAPRYPPGPQGPRYPPGPQGPRYPPGPQGPPLPSGPPRPPATLRAPKAPRYPPGPQGPRYPPGPQGPPLPSGPPRPPATLRAPKAPATLRAPAGLRRPGWPPLAPVPAPWGHTLRGDGL from the exons ATGGCGGGCGCCGGCTCTGCGCTCGGGGCTCTGGCTCTTCGGACCCGGGCGGCGACTGCGGGCCCCGGCGCGCTCCCCGGGACTGGACCCTCCGCCCGCTCCCACCCCCGTCCCGCCTGCCCCGACCAATG GCCGGGAACCGAGCCTCCCGCCGCGGGCTCGGGGCGGAGCTGGGGTGGGACGGTGGAGACTCggagcggggcggcggcggggaagCACGCGGCTCCGGCGCTCCCGGGCCCCTCTGCTGCCGCCGCCCTGCGCTGGGCCTCCCCGGCGACGGGCGGGCTCTGCCCGGGCCGCCGGCCGGGTTCCGGGGCGCCCCGAGCTGCGGCTGcgcgcggcccccgcggccccccgctACCCTCCGGGCCCCCAAGGCCCCCCGCTACCCTCCGGGCCCCCAAGGCCCCCGCTACCCTCCGGGCCCCCAAGGCCCCCGCTACCCTCCGGGCCCCCAAGGCCCCCCGCTACCCTCCGGGCCCCCAAGGCCCCCGCTACCCTCCGGGCCCCCAAGGCCCCCGCTACCCTCCGGGCCCCCAAGGCCCCCCGCTACCCTCCGGGCCCCCAAGGCCCCCCGCTACCCTCCGGGCCCCCAAGGCCCCCCGCTACCCTCCGGGCCCCCAAGGCCCCCGCTACCCTCCGGGCCCCCAAGGCCCCCCGCTACCCTCCGGGCCCCCAAGGCCCCCCGCTACCCTCCGGGCCCCCAAGGCCCCCGCTACCCTCCGGGCCCCCGCTGGCCTCCGCCGCCCGGGCTGGCCCCCGCTGGCTCCCGTGCCCGcgccctggggtcacaccctgcgGGGAGACGGGCTTTAG
- the TUBB6 gene encoding tubulin beta-6 chain, whose protein sequence is MREIVHIQAGQCGNQIGTKFWEVISDEHGIDPAGGYVGDSALQLERINVYYNESSSQKYVPRAALVDLEPGTMDSVRSGPFGQLFRPDNFIFGQTGAGNNWAKGHYTEGAELVDAVLDVVRKECEHCDCLQGFQLTHSLGGGTGSGMGTLLISKIREEYPDRIMNTFSVMPSPKVSDTVVEPYNATLSVHQLVENTDETYCIDNEALYDICFRTLKLTTPTYGDLNHLVSATMSGVTTSLRFPGQLNADLRKLAVNMVPFPRLHFFMPGFAPLTARGSQQYRALTVPELTQQMFDAKNMMAACDPRHGRYLTVAAVFRGPMSMKEVDEQMLAIQNKNSSYFVEWIPNNVKVAVCDIPPRGLKMAATFIGNSTAIQELFKRISEQFSAMFRRKAFLHWFTGEGMDEMEFTEAESNMNDLVSEYQQYQDATANDGEEAFEDDEEEINE, encoded by the exons ATGAGGGAGATCGTGCACATCCAGGCGGGCCAGTGCGGGAACCAGATCGGCACCAAG TTTTGGGAAGTGATCAGCGACGAACACGGCATCGACCCAGCCGGAGGCTACGTGGGTGACTCGGCGCTGCAGCTGGAGAGAATCAACGTCTACTACAATGAGTCATCCT CTCAGAAATACgtgcccagggctgccctggtggaCTTGGAGCCTGGGACCATGGACAGTGTGCGGTCTGGGCCTTTTGGGCAGCTTTTCCGGCCTGACAACTTCATCTTCG GACAAACGGGCGCAGGCAACAACTGGGCCAAGGGCCACTACACGGAGGGCGCCGAGCTGGTGGACGCGGTGCTGGACGTGGTGCGGAAGGAGTGTGAGCACTGCGACTGCCTGCAGGGCTTCCAGCTGACGCACTCGCTGGGCGGCGGCACGGGCTCGGGCATGGGCACGCTGCTCATCAGCAAGATCCGCGAGGAGTACCCCGACCGCATCATGAACACCTTCAGCGTGATGCCGTCGCCCAAGGTGTCGGACACGGTGGTGGAGCCCTACAACGCCACGCTGTCGGTGCACCAGCTGGTGGAGAACACGGACGAGACCTACTGCATCGACAACGAGGCGCTGTACGACATCTGCTTCCGCACCCTGAAGCTGACCACGCCCACCTACGGCGACCTCAACCACCTGGTGTCGGCCACCATGAGCGGCGTCACCACGTCGCTGCGCTTCCCGGGCCAGCTCAACGCCGACCTGCGCAAGCTGGCGGTCAACATGGTGCCCTTCCCGCGCCTGCACTTCTTCATGCCGGGCTTCGCGCCGCTCACGGCCCGCGGCAGCCAGCAGTACCGCGCGCTCACGGTGCCCGAGCTCACGCAGCAGATGTTCGACGCCAAGAACATGATGGCCGCGTGCGACCCGCGCCACGGCCGCTACCTGACGGTGGCCGCCGTCTTCCGCGGCCCCATGTCCATGAAGGAGGTGGACGAGCAGATGCTGGCCATCCAGAACAAGAACAGCAGCTACTTCGTCGAGTGGATCCCCAACAACGTGAAGGTGGCCGTGTGCGACATCCCGCCGCGCGGCCTGAAGATGGCCGCCACCTTCATCGGCAACAGCACGGCCATCCAGGAGCTGTTCAAGCGCATCTCGGAGCAGTTCTCCGCCATGTTCCGGCGCAAGGCCTTCCTGCACTGGTTCACGGGCGAGGGCATGGACGAGATGGAGTTCACCGAGGCCGAGAGCAACATGAACGACCTGGTGTCCGAGTACCAGCAGTACCAGGACGCCACGGCCAACGATGGAGAAGAAGCCTTTGAAGACGATGAAGAGGAGATCAACGAGTAG